From the Accipiter gentilis chromosome 15, bAccGen1.1, whole genome shotgun sequence genome, one window contains:
- the BORCS6 gene encoding LOW QUALITY PROTEIN: BLOC-1-related complex subunit 6 (The sequence of the model RefSeq protein was modified relative to this genomic sequence to represent the inferred CDS: deleted 1 base in 1 codon), with protein sequence MVAQSDPLLGEHGGGVKGAASAPRCCYPSGARPLPPPRQSPCEDGAAGTPLHLAPPISAKRWPLWPRPGQSEATQTLEAAPAPAGRPMRADASSGPAPVSESRARSAKRTDGTGGSPCESRRPIGRRTNSGGHAPARSAANRRRRKQAAARPLLGGGAPAGTHARTHASPAMEVPALRPAAAAGPPAVAAAAEEEEEEEEGPGREAAGRRRDERSLEALSLAAGGGGGAAAAAAAAGRQLPEGRRATLASALELEGTVLREGRLTQFVANNLERRIRLSGAPRGEPPAAAAAGGGGGGGGGGGGSIPAIDPGALQDVVALAGQVAAQVDELLRNVHCGLQALTALSVGCIQTYRDGVESLGEAADLSIRAMYALVARCEELDRAMQPVPALAKRIRDMKGTLERLEGLCK encoded by the exons ATGGTGGCGCAATCGGATCCGCTGCTAGGAGAACATGGCGGGGGAGTGAAAGGAGCAGCCAGC GCACCCCGGTGTTGTTACCCGAGCGGGGCACGCCCCCTTCCGCCCCCGCGCCAATCGCCGTGCGAGGATGGCGCGGCCGGCACGCCCCTTCACCTGGCGCCGCCAATCTCGGCGAAACGGTGGCCTCTCTGGCCCCGCCCCGGCCAATCGGAAGCGACACAAACACTTGAGGCCGCGCCCGCTCCCGCGGGCCGCCCAATGCGGGCGGACGCGAGCAGCGGGCCCGCCCCCGTCTCCGAGTCACGGGCCCGCAGTGCGAAGCGAACGGACGGGACGGGCGGTTCTCCTTGCGAGAGCCGCCGGCCAATCGGGCGGCGCACAAACAGCGGCGGCCACGCCCCCGCCCGCTCCGCAGCCAATCGAAGGAGACGTAAACAGGCGGCGGCGCGCCCCCTGCTGGGCGGCGGAGCGCCGGCgggcacgcacgcacgcacgcacgcgtCGCCCGCCATGGAGGTCCCGGCGCTGCggcccgcggcggccgccgggcccccggcagtggcggcggcggcggaggaagaggaggaggaggaggagggacccGGCCGtgaggcggcggggcggaggcgggACGAGCGGAGCCTGGAGGCGCTGAGCCTGGCcgccggcggcggtggcggggcggcggcggcggcggcagcggcggggcggcagcTGCCGGAGGGGCGGCGGGCGACGCTGGCGAGCGCCCTGGAGCTGGAGGGGACGGTGCTGCGCGAGGGGCGCCTCACCCAGTTCGTAGCCAACAACCTGGAGCGGCGGATCCGGCTGAGCGGCGCCCCGCGGGGcgagccgccggcggcggcggcggcggggggcggcggcggcggcgggggcgggggcggcggctccATCCCCGCCATCGACCCCGGGGCGCTGCAGGACGTGGTGGCCCTGGCCGGGCAGGTGGCGGCGCAGGTGGACGAGCTGCTGCGCAACGTGCACTGCGGGCTGCAGGCCCTGACGGCCCTCAGCGTGGGCTGCATCCAGACCTACCGCGACGGGGTGGAGAGCCTGGGCGAGGCGGCCGACCTCAGCATCCGCGCCATGTACGCGCTGGTGGCTCGCTGCGAGGAGCTGGACCGCGCCATGCAGCCCGTGC
- the PNRC1 gene encoding proline-rich nuclear receptor coactivator 1 — protein MVTTTAPPPFLARISAGTEDPRRLPSALLQRLRRGDSNCENQPSCCTAGPGGSARPAVKRVRRKKGKIRPSAAGLLPSRYQQYQQHRAGLGRRTPLGTHGPGELRAHPAPTASAAPGMVTTPPEEPPAPVPSRPAPGKPLRKEFLKNKMGKTEKAAIPYGQPVHGLHLCEQPKINRQKSKCNMPLTKITSAKKVENFWQDSVSPEVTQKQEKKPLKNTENFRNAKSKKPVTLTQASQKENYAGAKFSDPPSPSVLPKPPSHWVGGTAEPSDQNRELMAVHLKTLLKVQA, from the exons ATGGTCACCACCACGGCGCCGCCGCCCTTCCTGGCTCGGATCTCGGCAGGCACCgaagacccccggcggctgcccTCCGCTCTTCTCCAGCGCCTCCGGCGAGGGGACAGCAACTGTGAGaaccagcccagctgctgcacgGCGGGCCCGGGGGGCAGCGCGCGGCCCGCGGTGAAGAGAGTCCGGCGGAAGAAGGGAAAGATCCGGCCCAGCGCCGCCGGGCTCCTGCCCAGCCGCTACCAGCAGTACCAACAGCATCGCGCCGGCCTGGGGAGAAGGACCCCGCTGGGAACGCACGGCCCGGGCGAACTTCGCGCTCACCCCGCGCCGACGGCCTCAGCCGCCCCCGGCATGGTAACGACCCCCCCGGAGGAGCCCCCCGCGCCCGTCCCCTCGAGACCCGCGCCCGGCAAACCCCTCAGGAAGGAG TTCTTAAAGAACAAGATGGGAAAAACTGAGAAGGCTGCCATCCCCTACGGCCAGCCTGTTCACGGTTTACACCTGTGTGAACAACCAAAGATCAACAGACAGAAGAGTAAATGTAACATGCCGCTGACAAAGATCACCTCGGCAAAAAAGGTAGAGAACTTTTGGCAAGATTCCGTATCGCCAGAGGTAActcagaagcaggagaaaaagccACTTAAAAACACAGAGAACTTCAGAAATGCCAAGTCCAAGAAACCTGTCACCCTAACTCAAGCGAGCCAAAAAGAAAATTACGCTGGGGCAAAATTTAGCGACCCACCATCTCCTAGCGTCCTTCCGAAGCCTCCCAGCCACTGGGTAGGCGGCACAGCTGAACCGTCTGACCAAAACAGGGAGTTGATGGCAGTCCATTTGAAAACTCTCCTAAAAGTTCAAGCGTAG